A DNA window from Pleurodeles waltl isolate 20211129_DDA chromosome 12, aPleWal1.hap1.20221129, whole genome shotgun sequence contains the following coding sequences:
- the LOC138268025 gene encoding mas-related G-protein coupled receptor member H-like produces the protein MAWLSSSSPLTTKESMTMTANQGGPNMDDYPTVFMMTSSLEDYYDIDMEMDFNYLYYSIMALLSMPVVISVFGLAGNGLVLSFLRFRNSRNSFTIYILNLAITDCIVLVFMSLFCMLFLMEMTGLIAEGVPYDSVLEIGYFGYGTSQGFLTAISVERALSVLYPIWYRCRRPRHQSTIVCIIVWIFSCLMLAVNLVVAAKCEDCTEVYIIEAVLLFCFILPLMLLSNLLLLITIWKNSQKRHPPRPYILILSTVLAFLILSSPFALFCFLSLFVNIDIQVSHALIFLYSFCINSTLNPIIYFLVGGIRRQGRRSSLRGALRNAFQDETESSQDDVGTSSPRQSFRTSLSL, from the coding sequence GTCAATGACGATGACTGCAAACCAGGGAGGTCCCAACATGGATGATTATCCTACTGTATTCATGATGACTTCATCTCTAGAAGATTACTATGATATTGACATGGAAATGGACTTTAATTATCTATATTATTCCATTATGGCACTACTATCCATGCCCGTGGTCATTTCTGTTTTTGGTCTGGCTGGCAATGGATTGGTACTCTCTTTTTTGAGGTTTCGAAATTCTCGGAACTCCTTCACCATATACATTTTGAACTTGGCCATCACAGATTGCATAGTTCTTGTCTTTATGTCACTTTTTTGCATGTTGTTCTTGATGGAAATGACTGGATTGATCGCTGAGGGTGTTCCCTATGATAGTGTTTTAGAAATAGGTTATTTTGGGTATGGTACCAGCCAGGGATTCCTTACAGCCATCAGTGTGGAAAGGGCTCTGTCTGTCCTTTACCCCATCTGGTACCGATGCCGCCGTCCCAGGCACCAGTCCACCATTGTCTGCATCATTGTATGGATTTTTTCATGCTTGATGTTGGCAGTAAATCTTGTGGTTGCAGCAAAATGTGAGGATTGTACAGAAGTTTACATAATTGAAGCTGTTTTACTTTTTTGCTTTATTCTACCTTTAATGCTTCTGTCGAACTTATTGCTGCTCATCACTATCTGGAAGAATTCACAAAAGCGTCACCCACCGAGACCCTACATACTCATCCTCTCAACAGTTCTTGCATTCCTTATCCTCTCTTCACCGTTTGctctattttgttttctttctctctttgtcaatATCGATATACAAGTCTCACATGCTCTAATTTTCCTCTATAGCTTCTGCATTAACAGCACTCTCAACCCCATCATCTACTTTCTAGTTGGTGGCATCAGGCGACAAGGACGTAGGAGCTCTTTAAGGGGGGCCCTTCGGAATGCATTCCAAGATGAAACTGAATCATCACAGGATGATGTTGGTACCTCGTCCCCACGCCAGAGTTTCAGAACCAGTTTGTCACTTTAA